The window CGTGAAGTTCCTGCAGCGGGGTGGCTTTCATGAACTTAAGTTCCGTGAGCACACCCTCGGTTTTTTTCTTCTGGACGAAGGCGAGATAGGCCCCTCCCGCCGCCAGCAGCCCTCCGGCCGCAAGTGCAAACATGTTCATTCAGTCCCCTCCTTTGGTCAGATTAGGACTACCGGTACATCTCCTTCAGAATGTCGTCATACTGGTCCGCATAGGCCGTCACGGTCTGCAGAGCGCCGAGAAGCTCGTTTTTGTCGAGGCTCGCCCCAGGCAGGGAACAGGAGAGCATGACCGTGTTGTCGAAGGTCAGGGAGAAGGCACCGAGGGGGAGATCCGAGTTCAGTCTCATGAATTCCGAGGAGACCCTGTCCGGGTCCACGTTGTCCGCGAGATAGGAAAAGACCTTGACCAGGACGTTCTCTGAATGCCAGGGATTGACGGTCACCTGGATCGTGGCGCTCCCGAAGGAAATGGAAACAAGTCCGTCCACCTTCATAAGATCATCCTTGTCGAAAAGCTCCGCCAGGTAGCCGTCCACTTTTTTCCGCACGTCCTCGAGCAGAGGCT of the Aminivibrio sp. genome contains:
- a CDS encoding YbjN domain-containing protein, which encodes MHKFPVLRDGVNEPLLEDVRKKVDGYLAELFDKDDLMKVDGLVSISFGSATIQVTVNPWHSENVLVKVFSYLADNVDPDRVSSEFMRLNSDLPLGAFSLTFDNTVMLSCSLPGASLDKNELLGALQTVTAYADQYDDILKEMYR